The genomic DNA TGCAGATCATTGGCTAGGGACAGATTATTATGGTAGAGATCTTACCAGTAGAATAATTTATGGTTCGCGTATATCTTTGAGTGTTGGAATTATAGTACAGACAATAGCCCTTACTATTGGTACTCTTATGGGTTCTCTTGCCGGTTATTATGGTGGTAAAGTAGATATGTTTATTATGCGGATTGTTGATATAGTTATGAGTTTTCCAAGTTTGTTATTAACAATAGCAATTATGGTTGCCTTAGGTCCGAGTTTATATAATGTGTTTTTGGCTTTAGGAGTTGTTTGGTGGACCAGAACGGCCAGAATTATTAGAAGTGAATTTATGCGAAATAGAGAAAAAGAATATGTTGATGCTGCTCGAGCTTTAGGAAATAATGATTTTATTATAATGTATAAACATATTTTACCTAATTGTATGGCTCCTCTTATTATTTCTTTTACAATGGGGATAGCATCTTCGATTATGGCTGAAGCTTCACTTAGTTTTCTTGGTTTGGGAGCTCAGGAACCTACACCAAGTTGGGGCTCTATTATTAATAATGGTTTACAATACTTAAGAACAAAACCCTGGTATTCTTTATTTCCAGGTTTAGCAATCGCCTATACAGTTCTTGGATTTAATTTACTTGGAGATGGATT from Halanaerobiales bacterium includes the following:
- a CDS encoding ABC transporter permease; this encodes MQANKKDNKTARDKKPKSLWQDTWKRLKRNKAAMIGLVMVILFILIAIFAPFLAPYDPNEIDLTSVLKAPSADHWLGTDYYGRDLTSRIIYGSRISLSVGIIVQTIALTIGTLMGSLAGYYGGKVDMFIMRIVDIVMSFPSLLLTIAIMVALGPSLYNVFLALGVVWWTRTARIIRSEFMRNREKEYVDAARALGNNDFIIMYKHILPNCMAPLIISFTMGIASSIMAEASLSFLGLGAQEPTPSWGSIINNGLQYLRTKPWYSLFPGLAIAYTVLGFNLLGDGLRDALDPRMKK